The Portunus trituberculatus isolate SZX2019 chromosome 27, ASM1759143v1, whole genome shotgun sequence DNA window ACAAGGTGAGTGGCTaatatgaagtgtgtgtgtgacttcatTATGGAGTTAGTACCCATGAAACTGAGACAGGGCTTAGGATTATAAAGTCTTGGTAGTAATGTAGAAGTAGCAACGAGACCCTAACACATAACATGACTAACAAAAGAGCCcagtaaaacaacaaatactaagATACAACTGTTGAGAGAAACTGATAACCTCTCAGCAAAGCACACTCAGCTCTCCACAATCAATCTCTGCACCAACACAAGCAGTGGCCACAACAACATACTCTTTTGACACCCTGGGCTGCTGCAGGTATTGGTCCAGCTTCTCCTCCACCAAGCGGCCGATGTTCTTCTTGGCGAAAGTCTTTCCTACCCTCTGATTCAGCGACACATCCTTGTACTTAGCAGACAGCctggggggaaggaaaggtaaccCAGGTGAGTGCAGGTGATATTGTGGGAGTTAGTTGATAATGACATGATACAAAATACATTACAAAGCCATTTCTTtttaagtaaaagaggaaatctggctaagagcaacaaaaatacttaaaaaaaaggcctattgagatgccagtccctaaGGAGAgcgagttagccaaaagaatgggataaatgtcataaaacttccctcttaaatgagttcaggtcaaaggaataaggaaatacagaagcaagtagagagttccagagtttaccagtttaCTTACTTCATATTCTTGTTGATCTGGACACTGGCGGGAGCACGAGAGCGACTTTTGAAGAACCTGTTGCTTGTTGGTTCTGGCACAAATGACTCCttggggaagtgagggagagaggcaggtcaAATGAaagatatgtatattttttaatgtaaagGGGAAATCTaacaaagggcaacaaaacaattaaatatGTCTACTTTGCAATGCACTTCTTACAATATCAGTTTAgaaattttaatcccttcagtaccatgatgcatttttatattaattttgcttactgcttgattttatacaatttcagaaacttacgtggggatcaaaatagtgaaaactctagcTAATAATCTGATTtccacagactcttcctaatgtcaataaaatagtcttattctacacaaatctcaatgtaaaaatgcgtcctagtaatGAAAGAGTTATAACCACGAcaggcaaaagagagagagagagagagagagagagagagagagagagagagagagagagagagagagagagagagagagagagagagagagagagagagagagagagagagagagagagagagagagagagagagagagagagagagagagtctacaaCCAAAAACCACCATTTCTCACCTCGCAATTTAAAAGAGACACACCAGGAGGGGTCAACATTTGCAGCCTTTTCTGCAAGAGTGACATTCATGTCAACATAAAACCTCAATACAAATAACTATTGAGCTGTCACACTCCATCATTCTCAGTTTCTCTGCTACATGAGCATATTACAAGAAGTACAGGACATAAGAGAGGTTGTAATGTATATATCAAAGTTACATAATTCCTGTGACACTGTGATACTGAAAACACAAGCACTCTactcacacataaacaaaaatactTATATAACAAAGACAATCATGGAAAATAAATGAGGACATACCAAAATAGAGCTTTCCGAGACATGTAAACGTGGAAAGAGCTCAAATTAATGAAGGgaataaaattaaaacaatgaagagcTCATGGCCCAATGCTCTCCCTTTACTCCATTCCTCATTACCTTCTGCCCCGTTATCGAAGGGGACTTGACGGGGCTCCTGTTTGCCGGGATGCGTGGGGCTCTCTCCTTGATCCTCCTTGctgtttcctccatcttcagcttcttctgtcgggtcacaaaacaaaaactcactaaacacaaaattaaaacaccaaacacaacaaaacacaagattTACAACCACAAACTCTCCTTGTAAAAACCTGTACTGATTTTTTGGTGTAGGTTTTATTTGATATTATTCgtacctttttctcttctacgaCTTTTGGTTTCGGTCTCTTTATACTGTGGGTGACTCCTTTGTTTATCCCATCGACCTTCTTCCTGCAGACTGCCAACGGTTGGGAGCACTTGAGTGACGGCCTGCTGGGTGCGGCCTTGGATGGTTTTGCCTTGGGTGACTTGTAAAACCCCAAACTGCTCCCTGGGATAAAAGGAGATATTAGTTTCTCTCCAGTATGAAATTCTTGTCTTTGTTAACTTAGAGAATCCCAAAGCAATCTCTCAAGAAATAAAATTGACTAAGTTCTCTCACGTGACATTTTTCTCTATGACAactaagaaacagagaaaagagagaaaagtaggtaaaggaagaaaaagtaaagtaatCATAAAGTAAATCAGTGGAAACGTCTATTAAAAGAACAAACATTAGGTAAAAACTCCATATAACAAAAATAGCTTTGATAAAAATTGCCAGAGatctgtgtgtatatgtgttctCAGCCCCTCCCAGTGACACAGTACCTCACCCCATCCTCTTCACTATTGCTCTACCAAATTCTCTACCAAATGTGGGaagcttcaagacatttatcccattcttttgcctaattCTCTCAGATCAGCTCAGGGACTGgcatttaagtgggcctttttgtttattcagttttgttgcccttggccagattttctctcttacataaaaaaaaaaagattaaaggtAAATGAGGATTCCCATACTTTAGCTGAGCAGCCTCCTGCAGAACAATTACCTGATGCTGTGGGTGAGAACAGAGCCTTGTGGGAGTCCCGGGGAGAGGTGCAGGACAGCCTGGAGAGCTCTGCAGTGGTGGGGCTGGATGGGGACTGTAACCTCATGTACCGGAGGTGTGGCTCCCGGCGGGGCAGGGAGAAGATACCCCAGTCAGGTGCCATTGCCGCCATGCTGGGAGGGGAAGACACGAGGGGTATCAAGGTAATGCTCACAACAAAATCACCTCACATTTTTTCACCACACCCCCATGGCAGGGCACTCCTCAGTGGTCTGGTTGCTGCTGTCCATCACTTATTGTTACCTACTTTTAATCTGGCAATTCTTTTAGTGTGACCTGATCTCAATGAATAGTGTAAGGTTAACAAGGGTAATTACATAAAGAGTTTACAAGTATACTACCACAACATGTAATGGTATCatggagagtttgttgtgtgtgagatgtgtgggcacgacaggaaggtcgttgacttttctgagtgtatggtgtgtaggctcaagagcgagaatttagttctttctcttgagcaccgagaattgcgagaggaaatcagaaagctaagtgaggggaaaagtgcgaacgaagttctcatctttgaattgaaggaggaggttaagaggcttggggaggcagtggaaaaaattaggcaggagatcagtgttaggccgaaggttggaccttctgagggcgacagggtggcttggccctctgtcgggaagagcagagtggggaagagggagcaggcgagccagactgggaaagatagtagtcaggatgggcagagatggcaggttgcgagggaaaggaaagtggaggcagttagggaggataggactaaacctgttgagtgtgaaaataggttcggtttgttggaggggaggggagagtgagagtgagtgaatgaagtggttgtggtgagtgaaaggagaaagaaggggtagaggagaggaggaggatggttgtgcctagcacacctcaggtgtgtgtggtgggtgactctcaggttaggtatttagatagcactttctgtgggaaagacagggataggaggacgaacgtgtgtatgcctggtgcaggtgtgaaggcagtgagtgaggaggtgcagaagagggttgggggatggagaggagggtgtagtagttttgcacgtaggtgggaacgatgtcagagcaggtgggtcggaggagttagtggcaagatttcgggaaatgttaggcaagataagggagagtggtaggaggtgtgtagtgtcaggaatcttgcctcgtgtgtatgttagcaggaatggttgtctagagccattggtgtgaatgatcgggtaaaagggatgtgtaaggatgtgggtgtcagctttgtggatgtatgggataggttctatgggcgaagggatttgtatgctagggatggtgtgcatctgagtaggaagggtgtggatgtgctgagtggatgtctggaggggagttgggatggagtgtagggggtgaggtagcaaatgcattccagaagaaagatgctagacataaattagataggataaacagagatagtgaaaagattaggaaagatttccaggtgcaaataggagagaataagattaggattccaaataaggagacagcatctaggaaggtagcaggacttaaatgtttttatgtaaatgccaggagtcttaggaacaagaaggacgagttatctagttatatagttgaggaggacttagatgttgtatgtgtcacagaggcatgggtaaatgaggaaaagtttaggaaaataggaaagaatatgaagtagatggatacattatgtatttacaccagagaattggtaggataggcggaggagtagttatttatgtaaaaaatccttcatttccagtcaggttaatggtattaaggtagataacagagtagagtccttatggctggatgttagagtaaacaaaagtaaggttattagagtaggagcttttataggccacctaaccagtcagcagatgtagacaaccttatggtagatgagataaataggggtgtactagtcagacaattatcttagggattttaatcttaagtcagtaaactgggagaggatggtaggagatgctagtgaaaataagtttatggaaagttttcaggataactatttagtgcagatggtagataaacctactagggggaggaaggttttagacatagtactaacaaatattgagcattgtttaaaggaagttgaggtaggagagactttagcaaacagtgaccatcatataattagatttatcattaattccagtagggataatatagtgaataagactagagtcccaaactatcagaaaggcaattatggtaggttacgtcagttattaggagaggtaaactgggaagatagttttggaaataaaactgcacaggagatgtgggatatttttaaggttgtagtaaagggtatagtgatgcagtgtatcccttacaaagatataaggcagagaaacaggaagccattatggtggactcatgagataggtagccagatcagagagaagaagagggcatacagagagttgcagaaaagtgggaagatgtagatttgattaggtacagacaggtcagagatgatttgagtaaggttataaaaaaagtaaaaggcaggcagagataaaactagctagagctgggagtaaagatcccaaaaattatatagttattacaaggtcagtgataaaagaaataaggataggattggaccactcagaaaagatggtgtagtagtggatcaaaatgaagacatagtagaattattgaatgaacaattttcttcagtatttactaggaaagaataggaaatcctgttacaaacagtgcgacgagtagtttaagagctttagaaaatattgatataaaaccgggaattattaggaaatttattcttgaactagacgataggaaagctagtggtcctgatgagctacatgccagagtacttagggagggtgtagacagtatttctgaagcacttaagttaatctttgaaagatcacttaggtttgctgagatacctcaggactggaagttagctaatgttactccaatatttaaaaaggtaggaaggatgatgcgaataattatagaccgatcagtttaactagtatagtatgtaagatactagagaaaatcattaagggtagtatttgggagcatttaaatgagaatagattaattagagatacccaacatggctttagatcagggaggtcctgtcttacaaatttgctcgatatcttagaatatattaccaaggagttagatgatggaaatagcatagatgttatatatctagattttagcaaggcgtttgataaggtaccgcataggaggctagtgtacaaattgagactacatgggataggggtaggttagttgattggattagtgaatggctttctgataggaaacagagagtagtattaaatggggcaatgtctgagtggaaggaagtggttagtggggtaccccaaggatcagtgctaggacctcttcttttcttggtgtacattaacgatttagatataggaattagtagcaaagtatcaaagtttgcagatgatactaagatagcatgtgcagtacagggtgaaaaggacaattacagaatacaacgagacctggacaggctgatagcatgggcagacaggtggcagatggagtttaattctaaaaagtgtcaggttatgcatttaggtaaagacaacacaaactttaactatgagatggagggatgttggctagaggcagtagaggaaggaaaggatttaggagtagtgatagacaggactatgaaattttcaaagcaatgtttagaagcaagaaatagggcaaataggatcctgggttttataaatagaaatgttagttataaaagtaaggaagtggtgcgtagcttatataattcctatgttaggccccatttagagtattgcatacaggcctggtcaccccactataggcaggatatcaacatgttagaagcagttcagagaagagcaactaggatgataccagcattaaagcgcctggagtatagagatagattaaaggaattaaacatgttttcatttgagaggagatgtataagagggatatgatagagttatttaaaatgttctcagatacaaactacatagatgtgagatctttctttaccttagaggagggaaataggactagaaatcatggcaggaagattagaaagcaaggctgcaggttagatataagaaaatatttctttagtcatagagtggtagacttctggaatgcattgccagagacggttgtaaatagcactagtttgacaatgtttaaaaacagattagataagcacttaaatttattagatttataattatgtatagcactgcatgatagtttttataagaaatttactatagttaaacaagacatgatccccatgtatggggaccacaaattgtagaggatttcgctgcaggacttagccctgttaatgggccaaatatttagaattagtatataatgtattgtgtacttgtaagtgtatctttaagtactgatgacgaggtcgctgtgcgacagatacaggataacctagatgggccctggtggccctttgttatcctattatttatgttatgttttatgttaacaaagtaaatatatgaatgcATAGACTGACCTCTCCCACCTGTCCAACACACTTTTTTTAATACATATAAACcgaggcaaaaaaagaaaaacacgggCCTAGGAGACCTGCAATATTGTACTAACCTTAATAGCACTTCTCTGTGACTGTGCTGAAGGTGCTGCTCGCCTCACACACACTGCCGGGGAACACCAGCCAGGGGCAGCAGGGAAGGGTAAGATGACAGAGCCGCGCCTTCCTTCTCTGTGACCTGTCACTCTCCAGCCTTCTCGTGACTTCCTCAGCTGTGTGTCAATTATCAGGGCACTCACTCGCTCTCTTCCGTCTTTCTTTGTATCCTTCAATGTTGCAGTGCGATATTCCTACCAGGGACTCGACCAGCAATGTTTTCCTTCACAGGTCTGGTTTTAGCGCCAGACTGGCCGCTTGGTTCCTCGTGGTTCGGTGAATCGTGTTATTAAAAAATCTAAAATATGAAGGTTACAATGTACTATGAGTTTTCAATAGGCTAAGTATTAATTTAATTTATATCTATATTAACTTttaaaagtgagaggaaaatattGTCATTACATTGCAATATCTGTAAAATAGCCTtaattacaacaaaaacaacataaaatatGTCTGAATTATGCACAAAACATAACTTGTCTATCACATTTATATAATAAAaagtttttatttgatttccacagtttttcattcattcaagaATGATGACATTTCATGAAGCttaaaaaataggtaaaatggATATTACTACCGTAGGTAGACAAAAACAGGTAAACttttgacattatgaaggaaaTACACTAACAGAGTTTAGACTAAGGAGAGCATACTTGATATAAGCACATTACTTATAACTAGAAATGACAAAAACACTCTACAAAGTAGGAACAAAAGAATATTGAAGTttgaggcagggagaggcattGACTAATGTTAGACAATATGATAACAACCTTTAAAATAAGGAAagacgacaataataatatttaagtCAATGTAGTGAGAGGCAATGGTGAGATCTAGGAGAGGCAAAATGGCAAAATGGACATTACTGAATACTAGgtgacaaaaagaaaggtagaCAAAAAAATGTAACTTTTTTTCGGGTATAAAACAGAAGAATATTGAAGTTAGAGGTAGGGTGAgatagggagaagggaaagagtggggagggagaggggctgTAGCGCGGGGCCGAGATAGCAGGGCGGCCTCGTTGTTTACATCTTGCAGCGGCCGAGTAAGTaaatctccctccttcatcattTTACCATAACTCCCttcccacatcctcctccttgaccCTGCTACCCTACTGCCTTCCACACCACCCCGGGGCGTCACCATAAGGGTAATTTAGGCTGGTATATAAGCCGTGGGGCGTGAAATAAGAGTTGTGTAGTGTCCCGTGTCACAGCCAGCTATCCCTACCCTTGCTCTTCgggtatttattgatttttttccagGTCAGCTAACCCCCCAGGAGCTTCAGGGTATGGATAATGGGTCAAAAGTTTATCCTCTTGTTTACTGGTGGCTGGTTTTCCCTGAAGTATCATTTGTCTTCCTATCGACTTCATTTGTAGGAGGTGAAGTGTTGACGTCAATGTTCGTCTTTGTTTTAGCGagtgaaaatgtggtgtcgggGAATTCCTCGTGATGGATTAGCGATAGTGATGTGGCTAAAGGTTTGGTTTGCTCTCATGGCTGCCTACTGTGTTACTCTGGCCAGACAAGCAAGCAGTGGGAAGTACTTAGTGATTGTGAAAGACCCTGATAGATCTCTTGGAAGTGGTGTTAGTCAAGGGTTTAGCAGAATAGGGGACAAAGGTTAGGTGCTTTGTGTAGAACCAGGAGATTTCAAGTAAGATGTGTTACCACTAGGAAAATATTTCGAGGCCATGTGGATTTGAAGAGAGGCATTACATCATTGCTTTTTCACCATAAGGAGTGGAAGTCTTGGCTCATTGTGTGGGGGGGAATGATCAGTCACTCTTGGGATTTACAAGTGTTTATGAAGTATATTGTGGAGTGCAATTGATTGTTCATTGATGTATTTGtgcctgcatttttttattattattatattctagTTTCTACTTTCATTCAAGATGGAGTTTTCAGGTTTATTTtggctctgtaaggagactgatGACTGAGCTggcctttcttcttcatatttttgttgccattggccaatcctcctctcttacataaagaaaataatgcctATTCCCAATCACTGAATAAGTTTGTGATGGTACCTGGCTTCAAAACATTCTTAGAAATATGTTTGTTCTAAGTCAAGTTCCCTTCATGGCCATTTTACCATAGTAGGGAAAGAAATCATCCTTTATGTTCTCTAGCCCAGAAATATCTCTGTTCTAAATCAAGTTATCTTCATGGCCATTTCAgaatagtaaggaaaaaaagcccacctttcattatttatagGTGGCTTTAAGCAAACTTATCTTCCAGGCAATCTTTTACAATGGGGGATGATGGCAAGGATGAGGAGCGTGTATATGGCGGCTGTGAGGGCCCGGATGCCATGTATGTCAAGCTGATCTCCTCGGACGGACATGAATTTATCGTGAAGAGAGACCATGCACTCACCTCGGGCACCATCAAGGCCATGCTTTCCGGTCCTGGACAGTTTGCCGAGAATGAGACAAATGAGGTCAACTTCAGAGAGATCCCGTAAGttttggagagaagagagagagaaagtgtgtgtattttgtt harbors:
- the LOC123509396 gene encoding elongin-C gives rise to the protein MGDDGKDEERVYGGCEGPDAMYVKLISSDGHEFIVKRDHALTSGTIKAMLSGPGQFAENETNEVNFREIPSHVLQKVCMYFTYKVRYTNSSTEIPEFPIAPEIALELLMAANFLDC